A segment of the Carya illinoinensis cultivar Pawnee chromosome 1, C.illinoinensisPawnee_v1, whole genome shotgun sequence genome:
TGTAATGCACCTTAAGCATTTCTCCGATAAGAAAGCCCGTAGGCGAAAGCAGGGGATCCCATTCACTCATACTTCAAAActaagtttttatttaaatttcaaaccataatatcttatattatcaaaattgaCACTTTAGTCCCTCAAAGTACTactaattttcttcaaatttcacCTCAAATTAATTAGTTCTAAGAGAACCTGAAGTCGCTGAATGAAAGACTTGGCGTTAAATTTTAATGATGCATATGCCATTCATGGGTAGATTTGGGATCTTATAAGTCTAGATAAAATAGAGTTGCCTTATTTGAAAAGGtgaattgtgatttttttttttttgtaattttggatCAAAAGGGTGGGAtgttattgtgttttttttagattatttcTATGGTATTTTTCCGCCATACGTgaagattttttaataaattctgaGACGGGGTCTCTCATAGATAAGAGATCttagtctatttaaaaaaaaaaaaaagaattgtcttttgttttcttctaaaattaaaattatatatttacccTTAACGTagaattaaaacaataaaagaacaagttaatgaatgaaattataatattatttataaaagaaaagaaactggTCGGTGGCAGCCACCACCAAGGTAAAATGTCAGGGTAATTATCAGATTTTTGATTATACAAGAAACAGAAGGAGAAAACTTCATACTTGTATCGTATTTCATTGAATGAATTACATAAGAGTTTCTACTTTCTATTTATACACATTCAGTAATAACTAAATCCTAACTATATTACACGTGTATCAGCTTCAGCTTGACTTATAACTTAATACTTTCCCTCAAGAAGGAGTGTAAATGTTAAGAATACCCATCTTGgagaatattaaaatatgaattacaacCAAGAGGTTTAGTCAAAATATCAGCCAGCTAATGTACTGAGAAAGCATGTAATGTTTTCAGAGATCTTGCTAACAATCTTTCTCAAACAATATGACAATCAATATCAATATGTTTTGTATGCTtgtgaaaaattggatttgctGCTATGTGAAGAACAATTTGATTGTCACAAAAAAGCACTGTTGGTTAAGTAATCTCACATGTTGTGGCTACTATGGCACGATATTCAGTCTCTGATGTAGAtctagaaataatattttgctTCTTTGACTTCCATGAGATGAGAGACTGTCCAAGGAATATACAAAAACCTGTAATTGACTTTCTAGTGTCTTTGCAtgctgcccaatcagcatcacaaaatgcttttaattgtAGATCATTTGCTGAAGGAAGGAATATCCCTTGACCAGGGTTGATTTTGATATAACTTAAGACACGATGAGTAGCTGCCAAATGAGTATCATTAGGATTTGCAACATACTAACCTAGTACCCGAATAGAAAATGATAAGTCAGGTCTTGTAAGAGTTGAGTACAAAAGTCGACCAACTAATCTTCTATAACAAAGTGGATTTGAGAGAGGTTTGCTCTCTGCTTTATACAATCTCAAGTTTTGATCCATTGGGAATGAGGTTGGTTTATAGCCAAGGTAGCCTCCATCAGACAAGATTTCCAGGGCATACTTTCTTTGTGAGATAGTAATGACTTTTGTGGAACGAACAATCTTAATACCAAGGAAATACTTCAAAGGTCCAAGGTCTTTGAGTTTGAATTAAGAATGAAGAAATTGCTTCAAATAAGCTACAGTATCATCTTCATTACTGGCGATgataatatcatctacataaaccAGTAATGCAATAAAATAATGATCTTTCTGTCAAGTGAACAAAGTGTAGTTAACTGAGGATTGAACAAAGCCATGAGCTTTCAATGCAGAATAGAATTTGGAAAACCATTATCTTGAGGCCTGTCTAAGACCATATAATGACTTCTTCAGTCTACATACAAGTGGAGGACTTGAAGAATCAGCTTTGACAAAAATAGAAGGTAAAAACTCCCCTTGAGTAGAAGCCCCATTTGCATTACAGTGAAAACCTAGTAGTAAAGACATGTATACCTCCTCCTCTAGATATCTATGCAAGAAAGTATTGTTGACATTCAGTTGATGTAGAGACCAATTTTTGTATGCAACAATGGCTAAAGGAGTACACACAGTTACTAACTTGGCAACTGGTGAGAAAGTTTCCAAGTAATCCAATACTTCCTACTGTGTATAGCCCTTAGCAACCAGACAAGCTTTGTATCTCTCAACAAAACCATTAGaattatatttgattttgtaAACCCACCTACATCCAACAGCTTGCTTATTTTAAGGTAAGTGAGTTATACACCAGGTTTTGTAATCTTCCACGATCTTAATTTCAGCAACCGTGGCATCACACCATTGAGTATGTTGTTTAGCTTGTCGAAAAGATGTAGGTTCTTTTTTAGATGAAATTGATAGAGTATAGTCTTTTTGAGAGGAAGAGAGTTTAGAATATGAAACAACAGAAAAAAGTGGATATTGAGTACCTGAATTAGGAGCTTTACTCAAGGAATCAGATGTAGTAGTAGCTACTGCATTAGCTAAATTGCAATGATAATCTACAAGATATGATGGATTTTTGTAAATTCTAGTGGATTTTCGAATATTAGGTTGAGGACTTGAAGGATCAAGATTTGACTAAGAATCAATATGAGGAATATTTGTGAAAGAATTACTAGAATTTTTTTGTGATAAAAGGTAAAGAAATAGTAGGAAATGAATTTGATCGATTGAAGATCTGGGATGTAGAGAATCTGAATGTATGAGAATCAACAGGAACAGGGAGAAACTCATCTGATTGAGGAACATATATAACTACTGACTGATTGGGAAGAAGGTTAGATGTTTTAAAAGGGAATATAGATTCACGAAAGGTAACATCTCTAGACAGAAAAATGGTACTATTTTTTAGATCATAAAGCTTGTATCCCTTGGTACCATATGGATATCTAAGAAAAATACAAAGACAAGCTCGATGTGTAAATTTAAAACGATTATGAGACAATGTTGAGGCAAAACATAGGCAGGCAAATACCCTAAGATGAGAATAATTGGTGTTTGTGAAAATAGAATTTCATATGGTGTTTTGTTAGATAACAATGGGGAAGGTGTTCGATTGATTATGTATGCTGCTATGAGAACACATTCACTCCAGAAAACAAGTGGTAAGTTGGCATGAAATTTAAGGGATCGAGCAACATTGAGTAAGTGTTGGTGTTTACGCTCAACTACAATATTTTGCTGAGGTGTAGCAACACATGTTTGTTGATGTAAGACTCCTCTAGAAGAATAGAAATCTTGCATATCATACTCAGCTCCTCTGTCAGTCCTTATAGCTTTGATTCAAATTGTGTTTCTATGAGTTTGAAAAATGACTGAACTAGAGAATGAGTTTCAGACTTATTTTTCATGGATATACCCAAGTACAACATGAATGATCATCTacaatggaaaggaaataacGAAAACCAATAAGTGATTCAACAGAAAAGagaccccatatatcacaataaatcaattcaaaaattttaaaatggtaGTATGACTAATATTGAATggcaatcttttattttttgccaatGGACAAACATTACAAGTAAACTTTGAAGAGGTACTAATATCAGGAATGAATTTTTGCAGAGTTTGAATCTTGCTGAAAGAAGGATGTCCTAGCATAAAATGCCGAAGATCAAATGAAGAAAGATTTATAGCAGAAAAAACACTAGAATTAGTAGCTGGAACTTGAGAATTATCTTGCAACATATTTAAACCAGCAACTTGTTTAGCCACTCCAAGGTCCTATATAAAGCAAGATTGAGCAggaaacaaaaaacaacaagaagaattttttgTTAGTCTTTggaatgaaatgagattaaaagaGAAAGATGGAACATGTAGAACATTCTGAAAAATCAAagaattcaatatttttacaGTTCCAACATGTGTAATAGGAACACATGTACCATTTGGTAATTTTACTGAGGTATTGACAAGAGAGATAATTGAAGTTTGACAAGAGAGATAATTGAAGTTAAGTGTGAAATAGAACTGGCCATATGATCAATAGCACCACTATCAATTATCCAAGAACTAGATTTGCTATGAACAAAATCAGATGGTATGGTCATACCTGACAGACTTAAAGAATTTGGAATAGAGTCTGAATGATCAAATTGTGCAAGGCCAGAAAAAGTACCATCcacaaaactcattttgttcTTGAAGTGCACAAGTGCCgtacagtcgctttgaaaaaaagtagggtctattattaaaaaataattattttctcatataggtcccgtatttattcattttttcaaagtgattgtgtTGCTCATGCACACTCTCGATTGCAACTATTATTTCTCTAACTACCAACATCTaccttttatctttcatttttttaattattgttttaattttatattatttacttcttattttaatttttttactaaatttaAATGGAAAACTATAAATAATCActcaacaaaaaaatcaaaatatcgtTAGGCCTGATGGCTATTGTATTGGACATATGGTGCAAATCGAAATAAATAGTGGTTTAATGTATCAAGTTATTGGTTttattaacttaaaaaaaatttaaaaaaaacaacaactcGGTTGTAAATATTTGATCGAGGATTAATCGGTAGTTTGGGGGACTCAAACTGattttcacttaaaaaaaaaaaaaaaaaaaaaaaaaaaaaagaaagaaagaagaagaagaagaagaagaagaagagagaagaagaagaagaagaagaaaaaaagaagctaCAAATatagaatcttgaagtgcaaataaTAAAATGCCAAAGTTAGAGTAAACtccaaatatataaaagtgcaCATTTGTATGATCATGATAACGCTTTTAGCTCAGGAACGTATTTAGATCTCTTAAAATTATTGATCGACTTCTAAGATCTAGAGTGAGAAAGTTGACATATGAAGTACTTAATTATATGACATTTATAGCTATCCTAGTGAATTTATTGAACTctcaataaattatattataggaCCCACATCATGCATCTATCTTTCTATCATTCTAGGTCCTTGAGTTTGATAAGAACTAATTTAGAGAATTTTTATGCTCAAAACATTTAAATGGTTATGTATAGAagtattgcatatatatatatatagatatatacaaaaattttatatgtagttatttttatatattttttatatattctattgatatgattgactgcattattttttaatataaaataattgtttttattaattatattgataaaatatagaaaaaaaaatgaaaaagtaattatatgtagcaaaatttatatatatatatatatatatatataaggtttaggttggaatttttttttttttttttttgtttcttattagGTTGGGGAAACAAATAGAAAACGATGAAAACACTTGTGGCGGCGACTTTTCATGTTGCCCACAGAATGTCATAGATGTTGTAGTGTGCCTGTTGCCACTAGTAAAGTCCAAAGAGTCTGCTCACAGAGCAGCTAGCCACAGCTAAATAGTCAGTGTGGTCTTTCTTGGAAAGAGATTGGAACAAGAATGGATCATGGAAGAAACTAATATAAAGATCTGAAATCCTTCCTTTCCATTTCAGGACTTGTGGTTTTAGTGATGATATCGTTTGATGCAAATGCATGCTTAACTGCAAAGAAATTCAggtgaacaaaataaatatgaaaagaaaagcacTGACCCGAAAGcaatggttctttttttttttttattattattaagttttattttaacGCTAAATACTTATGCCCAGATGttaaattgaatttaaataagttgagttctttataaataataatgagttaagatggtataatgaattttataaagtctatttaagatgaatttagatatatttagatgttaagatgagttaagatgtatttattaaaaatttaaaatgaatgtaAATCCTGCATGTAAAAAAGTGtcgagttaaaaaaaattgtaagttttacgtgttaaaatattttgagttgagataagtttaatgatttaagaattgtgtatttaaatactaaatatattttaagattagactaaattaaattaattttaattaaatataaactccAAACGGTGCCTTAATAAACTCCTAcatctatatttttcttaatgtttttttccataacttaaaaaaaataataaaaaacaaaatattgaataggGTCGGCTAGAAGCCTAGGACTGACTgaatacccatatatatatatatatatatatttttaaaagagttACATATTATTACGTACGTGACAAAAACAATTAATCACCGCACATCGTTTTAATCATATAAAGCAATCTCCAAATTTCAAAAAGTATGTTCCCCCTCACATGAAGTACTCTAGATATAATTCAATAatcatgaattatatatataattggtgtCAATCTAATTTAAATCAAATCATattacaatattaaaaattaaaagaaaacttaGATGAGTCGATTTATATTAATGCGTCGCCCTTAAGATGGagcatcttttattttaagaaaaagcaaaaaagttAAGCGCACAACCATGAGTAAAAAGAACTGCTTTTAGTTTCTAGTGACCCCGGCTTGCGTGTTTCCTTGTTCAACGCTCCCCTCTTTCActgccttttctttttgtttccttCGTTCCACAGTTTCTTCTCTTCACTGTCAACCTCACCTTTccgtctctctgtctctgtctctctctctctctctctctctctctctctctctctcaagctttATATACATCAGCTTCCATGGCGAAAGAGCAGGGTCCAGAAGAAAGCCCTTCAAATATGacccaagaaaagaaaagaggaaaaggcATGGCTTCAGGCTCTATACCCAAATTAGTACCAGGACAAGCTCTCTGCACATTCATTACTATCCTTCTCCTCTTGCTTGGTGTAACTGCACTCACACTTTGGCTCGTCTACCGCCCCCACAAACCGCAGTTCAAGGTCGTCGGCGCATCCATCTACGACTTCAACACAACCACACCGCAGGTCATTTCCACCACCATGCAATTCACCGTCGTCACAAGAAACCCCAACAAGCGCTTGTCCATTTACTACGACAGGCTCTCAGTTTTTGTGTCGTATAAAGACCAAGCCATCACGCCCCAGGTGATGCTGCCTCCGCTGTTCCATGAAAAGCACAGCACAGTGGTGGTGTCTCCAGTGGTGGGCGGCGGGACAGTTCCGGTGTCTGTAGAGGTGGCAAATGGGTTAATGATGGATGAAGCATATGGGGTGGTGGGATTAAGGTTGGTGCTGATGGGGAGACTGAGATGGAAGGCTGGGCCTATCAGGACTGGCCATTATGGGGTTTATGTGAAATGCGACATCTTAATGGGATTG
Coding sequences within it:
- the LOC122312238 gene encoding NDR1/HIN1-like protein 12, with protein sequence MAKEQGPEESPSNMTQEKKRGKGMASGSIPKLVPGQALCTFITILLLLLGVTALTLWLVYRPHKPQFKVVGASIYDFNTTTPQVISTTMQFTVVTRNPNKRLSIYYDRLSVFVSYKDQAITPQVMLPPLFHEKHSTVVVSPVVGGGTVPVSVEVANGLMMDEAYGVVGLRLVLMGRLRWKAGPIRTGHYGVYVKCDILMGLKRGYVGQVPLLGSPECKVDI